A genome region from Streptomyces showdoensis includes the following:
- a CDS encoding cupin domain-containing protein, producing MTGIVSRSFDSADETRPFDGGMGRLDLLNTDKGQVGRAVFEPGWQWTKHVKPIAGTDSCQAHHVGYVVSGRIKVVSDGGDSAELGPGDFYEIQPGHDAWVLGDEPCVALDWVGFGDYAVPSGS from the coding sequence ATGACCGGAATCGTTTCCAGGAGCTTCGACTCCGCAGACGAGACCCGCCCCTTCGACGGGGGCATGGGCCGGCTGGACCTGCTCAACACGGACAAGGGCCAGGTCGGCAGGGCCGTGTTCGAACCCGGCTGGCAGTGGACCAAGCACGTGAAGCCGATCGCGGGCACCGACAGTTGTCAGGCGCACCACGTCGGCTACGTGGTCAGCGGGCGCATCAAGGTCGTCTCGGACGGCGGCGACAGCGCCGAACTGGGCCCCGGGGACTTCTACGAGATCCAGCCAGGACACGACGCCTGGGTGCTCGGCGACGAACCCTGCGTGGCACTGGACTGGGTCGGCTTCGGCGACTACGCCGTGCCGTCAGGTTCCTGA